The proteins below are encoded in one region of Cytophagales bacterium:
- a CDS encoding triple tyrosine motif-containing protein, whose translation MSQVKIEAVPATISYSQEDFKPITQTWDIAQDRRGVMYFAGSGGLLEFDGKNWNRFTLPNNSVVRSVLAASDGKIYLGGFEEFGYLLPNVTGMLTYHSLADQVPEQMKGYADVWKIYQVGEQIVFQTVRSLLILDNDKISGIEPDEIITGSFHLEDQIYFQEKAGRLLKWQSNIVTEVDLSGNSGPIQVRYIMPFSKDTSLVVAHAGDLFLLSDENLTKWEVPGAEFIRQYQVSNAYQIAENYYAFGTVQNGLIIIDHHGAIVQLLNEDIGLNNNTILCSFLDAHGNFWIGTNLGIEYIELNSPISVYHENLGMKSSVYTSVVYDGKLYIGTNRGLMYQDWPLKKDKNGRSPDFKMVRNTEGQVWNVDTLGGHLICGHNEGTFIVKDDEARQISDFPGGWKFVRIKNKPGFYIQGTYNSLLIYKLCQDGLCLVNQVEGFYESSRIVAQDVDGSFWVSHPYKGIYHFDLNDDMTQVQNLKFYDAKDSSYPSNVYLYNLGAELIFSATEGIYKWDKKKEAFFPDAALNEVIGLNHQISQLKVDQYGFLTYLQDDRYYKLSMNDDGTFTSKNTFFKKADAGFIGGFEHTQEIDSNHVIIGTSKGFIHYDPRFGDELTFPVTTLIREVRSVTGERDSLLYAGGDILSSSDSGVHTEQEITRIPFQTHALSFEYVTPIFQGQEETQYQYYMEGFDQAWSAWSSKTRKEYTNIPPGNYTFRVRAKSVYEIFGEEAQYAFVILTPWYRSPIAKGVYTVFILVCLFLVVKKVKLEFSKQEIRLRQEKELLLEKKQDEFNRKKEADEKLMIQLKNEKLRAEMAKQHTELASYAMQIAHKNVLLKDLRNQLSSISEKVNTSAQALLKKLIRDIEGDLTLDKDWDNFKVYFNNVHGDFLERIKARYPDLTSTDLKLCAYVRMKLSSKEIATLTNNSIRGVEKGRYRIRKKLGLDQGANLNDFILEV comes from the coding sequence GCTTGAGTTTGATGGTAAGAACTGGAATCGGTTCACACTTCCGAATAATTCAGTAGTGAGGTCAGTTTTGGCTGCATCTGATGGCAAGATCTATTTGGGAGGGTTTGAAGAGTTCGGTTATTTATTGCCAAACGTCACGGGTATGTTGACATATCACTCTTTGGCTGATCAGGTTCCGGAGCAAATGAAAGGTTATGCCGATGTTTGGAAGATCTATCAGGTAGGAGAGCAGATCGTATTTCAGACAGTTAGAAGCTTATTAATTCTTGATAACGATAAAATCAGTGGAATTGAACCGGATGAGATCATAACCGGATCGTTTCACCTCGAGGATCAAATCTATTTTCAGGAGAAAGCTGGCAGGCTATTGAAGTGGCAGAGCAACATTGTTACGGAAGTGGATCTTTCTGGAAATTCAGGACCAATCCAGGTTCGATATATTATGCCGTTTAGTAAAGACACCTCGTTGGTGGTTGCTCATGCAGGTGATTTATTCTTGCTAAGTGATGAAAACCTGACTAAGTGGGAGGTCCCGGGAGCTGAATTTATCAGACAATATCAGGTCTCCAATGCTTATCAAATTGCTGAAAATTATTACGCCTTTGGAACGGTACAAAACGGCCTAATCATCATCGATCATCATGGCGCAATTGTTCAGCTGCTCAATGAAGATATAGGACTGAACAACAATACGATCCTCTGTTCATTTCTTGATGCCCATGGTAATTTTTGGATAGGGACTAATCTGGGTATCGAATACATAGAATTGAATTCTCCTATCAGTGTCTATCACGAAAACCTTGGGATGAAATCCAGTGTCTACACCTCAGTAGTGTACGATGGTAAACTTTACATTGGCACAAACCGGGGCCTTATGTATCAGGATTGGCCATTGAAAAAAGATAAGAATGGCAGGAGTCCTGATTTTAAAATGGTGAGGAACACCGAAGGCCAGGTCTGGAATGTTGATACACTAGGAGGGCATCTCATCTGTGGGCATAATGAGGGGACTTTCATTGTTAAAGATGATGAAGCCAGACAAATCTCCGATTTTCCAGGGGGTTGGAAATTTGTACGGATCAAGAATAAGCCAGGGTTTTACATTCAGGGGACTTATAATAGTCTTCTTATCTATAAGCTTTGCCAAGATGGCCTGTGCCTGGTCAATCAGGTAGAGGGTTTCTATGAATCATCAAGAATCGTGGCCCAGGATGTTGATGGTTCATTCTGGGTTTCTCACCCCTACAAGGGCATCTATCATTTTGATTTGAATGATGATATGACCCAGGTTCAAAACCTAAAATTTTATGACGCTAAAGATAGCAGTTACCCATCCAATGTGTACCTCTACAATTTAGGAGCTGAATTAATCTTTTCAGCAACCGAGGGTATTTATAAATGGGATAAAAAGAAGGAAGCATTCTTCCCTGATGCTGCCTTGAATGAGGTCATTGGATTGAACCATCAGATTTCCCAGCTCAAAGTGGATCAGTATGGCTTCCTGACCTATCTGCAGGACGACCGTTATTACAAATTGTCCATGAATGATGATGGTACTTTCACATCAAAAAACACTTTTTTCAAAAAGGCTGATGCAGGATTTATTGGTGGATTTGAGCACACGCAGGAAATTGATTCCAATCATGTCATTATCGGAACTTCCAAAGGCTTTATACATTATGACCCGCGCTTTGGTGATGAGCTTACCTTTCCAGTAACAACACTGATCCGAGAGGTGAGGAGTGTCACTGGGGAAAGAGATAGTTTGTTATATGCCGGGGGGGACATTCTTTCATCATCAGACTCTGGTGTGCACACGGAACAAGAAATCACCAGAATTCCTTTCCAAACGCATGCTCTTTCCTTTGAATACGTCACGCCTATTTTTCAAGGTCAGGAAGAAACCCAGTACCAGTATTATATGGAGGGCTTTGATCAGGCCTGGTCTGCCTGGAGTAGCAAAACACGGAAGGAATACACCAATATTCCACCGGGGAATTACACGTTTCGGGTAAGGGCAAAATCTGTTTACGAAATATTTGGTGAGGAAGCGCAATACGCTTTCGTCATCTTAACACCCTGGTATCGTTCCCCAATCGCAAAAGGCGTTTATACGGTATTTATCCTGGTTTGCTTATTTCTGGTGGTCAAAAAAGTGAAGTTGGAATTTAGCAAACAAGAAATAAGGTTGAGACAAGAAAAAGAGCTTTTGCTGGAAAAAAAACAAGATGAATTTAATCGAAAAAAAGAAGCGGATGAGAAGTTGATGATCCAACTGAAAAATGAAAAGTTGCGTGCCGAAATGGCAAAACAACATACAGAATTAGCCTCCTATGCCATGCAAATTGCACATAAAAATGTCCTGTTGAAAGACCTTCGAAACCAGCTCTCCTCTATATCTGAAAAAGTCAATACTTCCGCTCAGGCCTTGTTGAAGAAGCTCATTCGGGATATTGAAGGAGATTTGACCCTTGACAAGGACTGGGACAACTTCAAGGTGTATTTCAATAATGTACATGGGGATTTTCTTGAAAGGATCAAAGCACGATACCCGGACCTGACCTCTACTGATCTGAAACTTTGTGCCTATGTGCGGATGAAACTTTCTTCCAAAGAAATCGCTACCCTGACGAACAATTCCATACGTGGTGTTGAGAAGGGTCGGTACAGAATTCGCAAAAAGCTAGGATTGGATCAGGGTGCCAACCTCAATGACTTCATTTTGGAAGTTTAA
- a CDS encoding monovalent cation:proton antiporter-2 (CPA2) family protein, whose translation MSGDFLFQAVIYLCAAVVCVPIAKKFGLSSVLGYLLAGIIIGPYLLGFIGEEGEDILHFAEFGVVMMLFLIGLEIEPKAFWSMRKTILGLGGAQVAITVLLCFGLLTGLGYSWQSSLSISMALALSSTAIVLQTLKEKNLMDTVYGASSFSILLFQDIIVIPMLAIVPLLGSVHDTVTSDGHDSGHVSLLNELPIGLQTVFVLLSVVLVVLAGRYLFVPVLRVVAKTRLRELFSASALLIVMAIAYLMELVGLSPALGAFLGGVVLATSEFKHELESNLEPFKGLLLGLFFIAVGASINFTMIIDNPTEVTLMVLGVVFIKGIVLYLVASIFKIQIDQKLLIAIGLAQVGEFAFVLLSFASQFEILSQNQLDLFLVVTAISMTLAPFLSIFNERFILPKIGTKESVDKPMDTIDKQQKVILVGFGHFGSTVGRFLRANSVHCTILDHDSNRVDLLRKLGFEVYYGDATREDLLESAGAHDADLLISAIDDPEATLTMIEMLKHNFPNLELMVRAKSRVDAYQLLNAGVNRIYRESLDTSVRLGADALQFLGHRKYTAHRQAQNFKKYDENSLRRLADKVLNSDEYIFKAREEIAQQEALLQEDLKRGELADVDTSWDSETLRDSIKKGAKI comes from the coding sequence ATGAGTGGTGATTTCTTATTTCAAGCAGTGATCTATCTATGCGCGGCAGTAGTCTGCGTACCTATTGCCAAAAAGTTTGGACTCAGTTCCGTACTTGGATATCTACTGGCCGGAATCATCATTGGACCCTACCTGCTGGGATTTATTGGAGAGGAAGGCGAAGACATCCTTCATTTCGCCGAGTTTGGTGTGGTGATGATGCTCTTCCTAATCGGTCTGGAAATCGAACCCAAAGCCTTTTGGAGTATGCGAAAAACCATTCTTGGGTTAGGAGGTGCTCAAGTAGCGATAACCGTTTTATTATGCTTTGGGCTATTAACCGGATTAGGCTATTCATGGCAATCTTCCTTAAGCATATCCATGGCTTTGGCCCTTTCCTCCACAGCCATTGTGCTGCAAACACTAAAAGAGAAGAACCTGATGGATACGGTTTACGGGGCATCTTCTTTTTCCATCTTACTTTTTCAAGACATCATCGTGATCCCCATGTTGGCGATAGTTCCTCTATTGGGTTCAGTTCACGATACAGTAACAAGTGATGGTCACGACAGTGGACATGTCTCGCTATTAAATGAATTACCCATTGGCCTGCAAACAGTTTTCGTTTTATTATCCGTGGTGTTGGTGGTATTGGCCGGAAGGTACTTGTTTGTGCCCGTCCTTCGGGTAGTGGCCAAAACCAGATTACGCGAACTCTTTTCTGCTTCCGCCTTGCTTATCGTCATGGCCATCGCTTATTTGATGGAGTTAGTGGGGCTAAGCCCGGCATTAGGTGCTTTTTTAGGAGGAGTGGTATTGGCAACCAGTGAGTTTAAACATGAATTGGAGAGTAATCTGGAACCTTTTAAAGGGCTCCTTTTAGGCTTGTTCTTCATCGCCGTAGGTGCTTCCATCAATTTCACCATGATCATCGACAACCCTACGGAAGTTACCCTGATGGTGTTGGGGGTGGTTTTTATCAAGGGAATCGTACTCTATCTGGTGGCCTCCATTTTCAAAATCCAGATCGATCAAAAACTCCTCATCGCCATTGGATTAGCTCAGGTGGGCGAGTTCGCTTTTGTATTATTGTCTTTTGCAAGCCAATTTGAGATTCTGTCTCAAAATCAATTGGATCTCTTTCTGGTAGTTACGGCTATTTCAATGACGCTGGCCCCTTTCTTATCTATCTTTAATGAGCGTTTCATTCTCCCTAAAATTGGAACTAAAGAGTCCGTGGACAAGCCCATGGATACCATCGATAAGCAACAAAAAGTGATCCTGGTAGGTTTTGGTCATTTTGGTAGTACCGTTGGAAGGTTCCTACGCGCCAACAGCGTGCATTGCACCATTTTGGATCATGATTCAAACCGGGTGGACCTACTGAGAAAGCTTGGATTCGAAGTGTACTACGGCGATGCCACACGCGAAGACTTGTTGGAATCGGCTGGTGCTCACGACGCTGATTTATTGATATCAGCTATTGATGACCCTGAGGCTACCCTAACGATGATAGAAATGTTGAAGCACAACTTTCCAAATCTGGAATTGATGGTACGTGCCAAGAGCAGAGTGGATGCCTATCAATTGCTCAACGCAGGCGTAAATCGCATCTATCGCGAATCTCTGGACACCTCCGTGCGATTGGGTGCCGATGCCTTGCAATTTCTGGGGCATCGTAAGTATACCGCACATCGTCAGGCTCAGAATTTCAAAAAATACGATGAGAATAGCTTAAGGAGGTTGGCCGACAAAGTACTTAACAGCGATGAATACATTTTCAAGGCCCGAGAAGAAATCGCACAACAAGAAGCATTGCTGCAAGAAGACCTCAAACGTGGCGAATTGGCTGATGTAGACACCTCCTGGGACAGTGAAACGTTGCGTGATAGTATCAAAAAAGGGGCAAAAATTTAA
- a CDS encoding NAD(P)H-dependent oxidoreductase: MKKILILFAHPRYEASLANQALINGISSLEGVTLHDLYEQYPDFNVNVSFEKELLLQHDIIIWQHPFYWYSCPPLLKQWIDMVLEFGWAYGSGGNALEGKQVFNALTTGGTRDVYCKDGRNHYTIREFLRPFEQTARLCGMEYLPPFAMMGTHRLSNDILEKDVQLYRGLLQSLMNQAVVVPDGDNCQFLNDLPILQNDQS; this comes from the coding sequence GTGAAAAAGATTCTCATTCTATTTGCTCATCCTCGCTATGAGGCGTCACTTGCCAATCAAGCTTTAATCAACGGCATCTCATCATTGGAAGGTGTAACCCTACATGATCTGTATGAACAATATCCGGATTTCAATGTGAATGTCAGTTTTGAAAAAGAATTGTTGTTGCAACATGACATCATTATCTGGCAACACCCATTTTATTGGTACAGCTGTCCACCTTTGTTGAAACAATGGATAGATATGGTCTTGGAATTCGGATGGGCTTATGGTAGTGGAGGAAATGCACTGGAAGGAAAGCAAGTTTTTAATGCACTAACGACGGGTGGAACGCGAGATGTCTATTGCAAAGACGGGCGAAATCACTATACCATCAGAGAGTTTTTGAGGCCTTTTGAACAGACGGCAAGACTTTGCGGAATGGAGTATCTGCCACCATTTGCCATGATGGGCACACATCGACTTTCGAATGACATTCTAGAAAAAGATGTTCAGTTGTATCGAGGCTTACTTCAGTCTTTGATGAACCAGGCGGTTGTGGTACCCGACGGAGACAATTGCCAGTTTCTAAATGATCTACCCATCCTTCAAAATGATCAATCATGA
- a CDS encoding SpoIIE family protein phosphatase, with protein sequence MITNAAKENYFQLFPEELLASILDAFVINQPMIGEVGGDGFWVHQTPEHLFVIVFDCMGHGYGASMMTRIYTHALEHTINELGLTDPSEILSAIHEQIKAQFQEKPKRSIGSGADMGVLRISKTSRSLVFAGAKTDLICVTKGSCEVLKADRLQLGELFDYTRNYTNHSLNLGETDSVNIYMSSDGFADMIGGPDSKRFGSKNVKQLLEKIASLPMTSQKEEITGTLKSWLGDDEPVDDMLVVGLRI encoded by the coding sequence ATGATCACAAATGCCGCCAAAGAGAACTATTTCCAACTATTCCCGGAGGAGCTGCTTGCCAGTATCCTGGATGCTTTTGTGATCAACCAACCGATGATAGGAGAAGTTGGTGGCGATGGATTTTGGGTGCATCAGACTCCTGAACATCTATTCGTAATTGTGTTTGATTGTATGGGCCACGGTTATGGTGCCAGCATGATGACCCGTATATACACCCATGCATTAGAACACACGATCAACGAACTCGGACTGACTGATCCCAGTGAAATCCTTTCGGCCATCCACGAGCAGATAAAAGCGCAATTTCAAGAAAAACCGAAGCGATCCATTGGTTCCGGAGCAGATATGGGGGTCTTACGGATCAGTAAAACCAGTCGTTCATTGGTTTTTGCCGGTGCGAAAACGGACCTGATCTGCGTGACCAAAGGTAGTTGTGAAGTCTTGAAGGCCGACCGTTTGCAACTTGGCGAATTGTTCGATTATACCAGAAATTACACAAATCATTCACTCAACCTTGGAGAAACCGATTCGGTCAATATTTATATGTCCAGTGATGGGTTTGCGGATATGATCGGAGGCCCGGACTCCAAGAGATTTGGCAGTAAAAATGTCAAACAACTACTGGAAAAAATCGCATCTCTCCCAATGACATCTCAAAAAGAGGAGATCACCGGCACACTGAAGTCCTGGCTTGGTGACGATGAACCTGTGGATGACATGTTGGTTGTTGGGTTAAGGATTTGA
- a CDS encoding response regulator, translating into MNTVLIVDDSIYSRSTIRNVLSGAGYTIIGEANQGETAIDMASQLMPDLITLDNVMPDMMGFDVLKALKASKVRSKVIFVSAVGQQTVINKALQMGAVDYLAKPFTDEKLLEVVDRHMKTAKK; encoded by the coding sequence ATGAATACCGTACTCATCGTTGACGACTCAATATACAGTCGATCTACGATCCGAAATGTTTTGAGTGGTGCTGGTTACACCATTATAGGTGAAGCCAATCAAGGAGAAACAGCCATAGACATGGCTTCGCAATTGATGCCCGATTTGATTACACTTGATAATGTTATGCCCGATATGATGGGTTTCGACGTACTCAAGGCTTTAAAAGCTTCAAAAGTCCGATCAAAAGTCATTTTTGTGAGTGCAGTAGGTCAACAAACAGTCATTAACAAAGCGTTGCAAATGGGTGCGGTAGACTATCTGGCCAAACCTTTCACCGATGAAAAATTGTTAGAAGTGGTAGACAGGCATATGAAAACTGCCAAAAAATAA
- a CDS encoding phosphatidylserine decarboxylase, giving the protein MAEASTKSLTISEEGNYPVVQELKDILDKDSTMKADLLRSLKKAVSKAKMDLNPELFKAVNAQFNEHGWPTTIDDYYVYLNMYVKLTPDEKRSKEYPGGWTSDGTKNGYNQKVYDLLCQFYWLVDQPYKGKTMQDNPKFSDWLKKFAHAWGEYLDTKESLTPETLATFANDKVVIDGEKVSVYNYPLYKDNEKTWTTFNQFFYREFNHAAPDTGITPLRPIAEPNNNQTITAPADCTFKMNYHIDQAGNVLDTEKNPANPKLKHTHTIGNINDLLDGSEYAEAFYGGTFIHYFLNPFDYHRFHTPVFGEVVDFKAIQTNVFLNVELSKDGQFNAPDGAENGYEFNQARGLIMVDAPNLGKVAVLPIGMAQVSGVHMDTDRIKKGDMVVKGQEFGKFKFGGSDIIVLLPKAPDFYLFKKDPGHNAIHFQYGQTIAYWNEKNEQ; this is encoded by the coding sequence ATGGCAGAAGCATCGACAAAATCATTGACCATTTCCGAAGAAGGCAACTATCCGGTAGTTCAAGAACTCAAAGACATTTTGGATAAGGACTCCACCATGAAAGCGGATCTTCTGCGATCATTGAAAAAGGCAGTCTCGAAAGCTAAAATGGACTTGAACCCTGAATTATTTAAGGCAGTCAATGCGCAATTTAATGAGCACGGATGGCCTACCACCATCGACGATTACTACGTGTACCTTAACATGTATGTAAAACTGACTCCAGATGAAAAAAGAAGTAAGGAGTATCCCGGCGGCTGGACCAGTGATGGTACGAAAAATGGCTATAATCAAAAGGTATATGACTTATTGTGTCAGTTCTACTGGTTAGTAGATCAGCCGTATAAGGGAAAAACCATGCAGGACAATCCCAAATTCTCCGATTGGCTGAAGAAATTTGCCCATGCCTGGGGCGAGTATTTGGATACGAAGGAATCTCTTACTCCTGAGACACTCGCCACATTTGCCAATGACAAAGTGGTGATTGACGGGGAAAAAGTATCGGTCTATAATTACCCTTTGTACAAAGACAATGAAAAGACCTGGACAACTTTCAACCAGTTTTTCTACCGGGAATTCAATCATGCAGCACCGGATACGGGGATTACGCCTCTACGGCCCATCGCTGAACCCAATAACAATCAAACCATCACGGCCCCTGCGGATTGTACGTTCAAGATGAATTATCACATCGATCAAGCAGGTAACGTACTTGATACTGAGAAAAATCCTGCTAATCCCAAACTCAAGCATACCCACACCATTGGTAACATCAACGATTTATTGGATGGAAGTGAATACGCTGAAGCATTTTATGGAGGAACTTTTATCCACTACTTTCTGAACCCATTCGACTATCACCGATTTCATACCCCTGTATTTGGAGAGGTAGTAGATTTTAAAGCCATTCAAACCAATGTTTTCCTGAATGTAGAACTGTCTAAAGACGGTCAATTCAATGCCCCCGATGGAGCTGAAAATGGCTATGAATTCAATCAGGCAAGGGGCTTAATCATGGTAGATGCACCCAATTTGGGAAAAGTAGCGGTACTTCCTATTGGTATGGCACAGGTTTCCGGCGTGCATATGGATACCGATCGCATCAAAAAAGGCGACATGGTGGTAAAAGGTCAGGAATTCGGAAAATTCAAATTCGGAGGATCCGACATCATCGTCTTGCTTCCTAAGGCACCAGACTTTTATCTGTTCAAGAAAGACCCGGGTCACAATGCAATTCACTTTCAATATGGCCAAACCATCGCCTATTGGAACGAGAAGAATGAACAATAA
- a CDS encoding putative porin, giving the protein MNQYHLLVGLMLISSNVLAQSDSIPEKFQFNSDFRFRIEEDWDSRKSDGTYRRNRSRLRCRARIGLEYRHDSHTWVGLRIRTGDPRKQQDPQLTLGDGFKEFGTLPIALEKAFFHTELKSFKIWLGKNTFPFRKQNELFWSDNVFPEGVHINKSFRPGANWMDLLQVNAGHFILNTRGGSFNSDSYFQGVQVATQYFQDRVAIWPTFYLFRNIQNIPDGAETFFLDYSIFSVGGYVKLVNDPLIKLATDMYYNLENYQTNDSIPPALQDQGKGVTMSLSYGQLSSKGDWLFQLTYAYLQRYAAVDFMAQNDWARWDYSAYDSPDGRLTNLEGIEVTLGTNIQDKITLKAKYYLVRQLVPMGEFTENGQRVRFDIDIRF; this is encoded by the coding sequence TTGAATCAATACCATTTGCTAGTTGGCTTGATGCTCATTTCGAGCAATGTTTTGGCACAATCGGATTCCATTCCAGAGAAGTTCCAATTCAATAGCGATTTTAGATTTCGTATTGAAGAGGACTGGGATTCTCGTAAGTCAGATGGGACCTACAGACGGAACCGTTCGAGATTAAGGTGCCGGGCGAGAATTGGTTTGGAATACCGACATGATTCTCACACCTGGGTTGGCTTAAGGATACGGACGGGTGATCCCAGAAAGCAGCAAGATCCACAATTGACCCTGGGCGATGGGTTCAAAGAATTTGGCACATTGCCCATCGCTTTGGAAAAGGCCTTTTTTCATACTGAGCTGAAATCCTTTAAAATATGGCTAGGTAAAAACACCTTTCCGTTCAGGAAACAAAACGAACTCTTTTGGAGTGACAATGTATTTCCCGAAGGCGTGCATATCAACAAGTCCTTCAGGCCTGGGGCGAATTGGATGGACCTATTACAGGTCAACGCAGGACACTTCATTCTCAATACCCGCGGTGGTTCCTTTAATTCTGACTCCTATTTCCAGGGCGTTCAGGTTGCGACTCAATATTTTCAGGATAGGGTGGCCATCTGGCCTACTTTTTACCTTTTCCGTAACATTCAAAACATACCTGATGGTGCTGAAACCTTTTTTCTTGATTATTCAATATTCAGCGTTGGAGGGTATGTCAAATTGGTGAACGACCCACTGATCAAATTAGCCACTGACATGTATTACAATCTGGAGAACTATCAGACCAATGACTCTATACCACCAGCGCTACAAGATCAGGGCAAGGGAGTCACAATGAGTTTGAGTTATGGCCAACTTTCGTCAAAAGGAGACTGGTTATTTCAACTCACATACGCCTATCTGCAGCGTTATGCCGCCGTGGATTTCATGGCACAAAATGACTGGGCTCGTTGGGACTACTCGGCCTATGATTCACCCGACGGCAGACTTACTAATTTGGAAGGGATTGAAGTGACTTTGGGTACGAATATTCAGGATAAAATCACGCTGAAAGCGAAATACTACCTGGTTCGACAACTCGTTCCGATGGGTGAATTTACCGAAAACGGCCAGCGAGTTCGTTTTGATATTGACATCAGGTTTTGA
- a CDS encoding VCBS repeat-containing protein produces MERTASADIGDIDQDGDQDIVIANGRHWPGQNRIFINNGRGVFTVSRNLGDEQETSYSTELADFDGDGDLDIAVGNDMAPNYIFLNDGSGRFQRGPSFGQAYAPTRNIVTADIDGDGDMDILITNRGRENEICLNDGQGHFEQTIGFGSTEDSTIDVEVADMDKDGDQDLVLANRDGQQNFIYLNDGKLNYSERIPYGSGNDHTRSVAVTDMDKDGFLDVVVANIRATNLIYYGDPELSFTRKEVFDPQEDRSFAVDTEDLNGDGFQDILIGNAGQPNRVFIRKENGVWESIQLSDKEWNTYDIQSADLNGDGKPDILESNSDEKNVYYFNRYE; encoded by the coding sequence ATGGAGCGAACAGCTTCTGCGGATATCGGTGATATTGATCAGGATGGGGATCAGGATATTGTTATAGCCAATGGCCGCCACTGGCCCGGGCAAAATCGTATTTTTATCAATAATGGGAGAGGTGTTTTCACGGTTTCCAGGAATCTGGGGGATGAGCAGGAGACCAGTTACTCCACCGAGCTGGCAGATTTTGATGGGGATGGAGATTTGGACATTGCAGTTGGGAATGACATGGCACCCAATTACATCTTTTTGAATGATGGGTCAGGGAGGTTTCAGCGAGGACCATCCTTCGGACAAGCGTATGCACCGACCCGAAATATCGTGACCGCTGATATAGACGGAGACGGTGACATGGATATCCTCATTACCAACAGAGGCCGTGAAAATGAAATTTGTCTTAATGATGGTCAAGGCCATTTTGAGCAAACTATTGGTTTTGGGTCAACAGAGGATTCTACGATCGATGTGGAAGTGGCGGATATGGATAAAGATGGAGATCAGGACCTGGTCCTGGCCAATCGTGATGGGCAACAAAACTTCATTTATCTCAATGATGGGAAACTGAACTACTCGGAGCGAATCCCCTATGGAAGTGGGAATGATCATACCCGTTCGGTGGCTGTTACCGATATGGACAAAGATGGTTTTTTGGATGTGGTAGTCGCCAATATTCGGGCAACAAACCTCATCTACTATGGTGATCCGGAATTAAGCTTTACTCGAAAGGAAGTTTTTGACCCCCAGGAAGACCGATCTTTTGCTGTAGATACGGAGGACTTAAATGGAGATGGATTCCAGGATATATTGATCGGAAATGCTGGGCAGCCCAATCGTGTATTTATCAGGAAAGAGAATGGAGTTTGGGAAAGTATCCAGTTGAGTGATAAGGAATGGAATACCTATGACATCCAAAGTGCGGACTTGAATGGAGATGGAAAACCTGACATTCTGGAAAGCAACTCTGACGAAAAGAATGTCTATTACTTTAATCGGTATGAATAA
- a CDS encoding RNA polymerase sigma factor, whose product MSEVEFGTAIQNYEKPLFGFAMKLTKDDSDAKDLMQETYVKAYTNKDKFREGTNLNAWLFTIMKNSFITQYQKTKRRQTYVDNSEDLHLLNTITSSNEGARNLSLNELESRVDKLDEKHKHPFLMYIKGFKYQEIAEKLNIPLGTVKNRIHVARYELQEYVMRVRGDRFHMN is encoded by the coding sequence ATGTCTGAAGTAGAATTTGGCACCGCAATACAGAACTATGAAAAGCCTTTGTTTGGCTTTGCCATGAAGCTCACTAAAGACGACAGTGATGCGAAGGATTTGATGCAGGAAACTTATGTGAAGGCTTACACCAATAAGGATAAGTTTCGTGAGGGTACTAATCTGAATGCCTGGTTATTTACCATCATGAAGAATTCATTCATCACACAGTACCAGAAAACCAAGCGTAGACAGACTTATGTGGACAATTCAGAAGATCTACATCTATTAAATACCATCACCTCAAGCAATGAAGGGGCAAGAAATCTAAGTTTGAATGAGTTGGAGTCACGCGTTGACAAACTGGATGAAAAGCACAAACATCCCTTTCTGATGTACATCAAAGGGTTTAAATATCAAGAAATAGCTGAGAAGCTAAACATTCCACTGGGCACAGTGAAAAACAGGATTCATGTTGCACGTTACGAACTGCAGGAATATGTGATGAGGGTTAGAGGCGACAGATTCCACATGAATTAA